The genomic stretch ATCAAAAATGGTAAGTTTCTCAATAGCTTGCCTACCCAATTACAGCCTTATTCGCGCAAGGGCATTGCCCAACTTGCCGATAGTGTGCAAAAAAACAGTACGAGGCTTTCGCCACAAGATGAGTTTAACCTTGTCTATTTGCGCAATGATAACTGGGAGTGGAGCAAAACCGCAGACAATGATACAAAGCGTCCTTTTCTGAAGTATTTTTTAGAAAAAAAATCAGATTTTTATCATTACCAAAGCGACGACTTCGAGGTACACGTAAACCCAGTTATTGGGGTAGGGGGTGGCCTGGAGCGGGGCGACATTAGCCAAACTCCCTACTTTAGCAGCAGAGGGGTAGAGTTACGGGGAATGATTAGTAAAAAAATAGGCTTTTATACCTTTTTTACTGATAATCAAGCGCTTTTTCCTACCTATGTCACCAACGAAATTACGCGGCTCAATGCAGTGCCAAACGAGGGGTTTTATAAAAGACCACTGAACGAAGACAAGGTCGATTTTTTGACCGCACGTGGTTATATTACCTTTGATGTAGTCAAGAACATCAGCTTGCAGTTTGGGCACGACAAAAACATTGTAGGGCACGGTTATCGGTCATTGGCATTGTCTGACTACTCCAGCAATTACTTGTTTATGAAGCTCAATACCAACGTCTGGAAACTCAACTACCAGAATATTTTTGGGCAACTGACCGCCGAGGTGCTCAATGCTGACGGCTTACGTCCCAAAAAATACTTTGCCATGCACCACTTGAGTGTAAACATTACCAAAAACTTTAACATTGGCTTGTTTGAGACTGTCATGTTTGCCCGTAATGATACCACTAACTTGAATGGGGGCAGTGGCACTTTTGATTTTAACTATCTTAATCCCATCATTTTTTATCGCTCGGCAGAGCAACAGCTGGGTAGCCCGGATAATGCCATGTTGGGAATGGACTTTAAATGGAACTTTTTGAAGCGTTTCTCATTGTATGGACAGTTGGTCATTGATGAGTTTGTGATTTCGGAGGTACGCAATGGTAATGGTTGGTGGGGTAACAAGCAAGCCGGGCAGTTGGGTTTATTGTATATAGATGCCCTGGGGGTAAACAACCTCGACCTGCGGGGCGAAGTAAACATTGTTCGCCCATATATGTATCGCCACAATTTTAAGTACCGAAACTTTACCAATTACAACCAAGCCTTGGCGCATCCTATAGGAGCCAATTTTTATGAATTTATTGGCATAGCCCGTTACCAGCCCGTCAAACGCCTCCAGCTGGCCGCCAAAGTGTTGTATACCCGCTATGGGGCAGATAGTACAGGTACTAATTGGGGCAGAGACATTTTTACGTCGCAAACCTTTCAGCAAGAATATGGCAACCGCATTGCCCAAGGCATTGAAACCAACCTGGTATTTGCTGATTTTAACGCCAGCTACCAGTTGCTTCATAATATGTTCATCGACTTGCAGGCTACCTTAAGGCAGCAAACCAGTGCTTTGGGCACCCAGCGCAACCTAATGGGTACGGTACGTTTTCGCTGGAACATTGCCCGTCGTTTGTATGAGTTTTAACAACAAGCGAGTGCAAAGGCTTTGTTTAAAGTACTTGTTAGACGAATCGAGCTTTAGCAAAGTTCTAAATCCCCCGAGCCAAGTTCGGGGGATTTGGTTTTTTTTGCTGGTTTTGAACAAGCGCTCGCCTCTTTTTTTTCGGTACCTATACTTTTTTGATTAAATGCCGTATAACAGGCAATACAATTATCAAAGTAAGAAAAAGAAAGCATGAAAAAGAGTAAAGCTGCTAAAGGTCAGCATAAAAATACCATGAATCGGCGCAAGTTTTTAGGCACAGCAAGTTGTGCTGCTATAGGTACAACTACCTTTTTTTCCTCCCTTTTTAACTTAGGAATGACCAATGAAGCAGCGGCTCGCTCATCGGTTGTAAACAAAGATTACAAAGCACTGGTGTGTATACTGTTAGCCGGAGGCAATGACTCGTTTAATATGTTGATTCCTAACGATGCAGGTACTTATGCCGAGTATGCAACTACCAGGGCTAACCTTGCCATTAAAAAAGACCACATACTTGGGCTAAAGCCCTTGGTCACCGGACAGCCAATGTTAGGACTGCACCCGTCAATGCCCGAAGTTCAGGAGTTATTTAACAAAGGCGATGTGGCTTTTTTGGCAAATGTAGGCACATTGGTACAGCCTACCTCCAAAGCTCAATACACCAATCAGTCAGTATCATTGCCTTTAGGGTTGTTTTCGCACGCCGACCAAATACAGCAATGGCAAACCTCTATCCCTCAAAGTCGTGCCGCCTATGGTTGGGGAGGACGTATGGCGGATATTTTGCAGAGTATGAACACCAACCAAAATATCTCTATGAATATATCTTTATCAGGACGCAACGTGTTTCAGTCTGGCAATAAGATAGCAGAATATTCGATAGAGCCACGAGGGTTAGGCAGTGTAGGCATCAGAGATTATGGCGGCGATGATATGTTGGATCAGATTCGTACTACGGCAGTAAAAAGTTTGATGGAGCAGCAGTATGCCGATGTTTTTACCAAGGCTTACGCCGATGTAGTGAGTGGTTCACAAGCTACTCATGAAATATTTAGCAAAGCCATTCAACAAGTAAATGTCAAGACAGTATTTTCTAAAAACGAAATTTCACAAAGTTTGCAAATGGTTGCTAAAACTATTGCAGCGCGTAAATCGCTCAATGTAAATCGACAAACTTTCTTTATTACATTTGGCGGTTGGGACCACCACGACAGGGTATTGAAAAGCCAACGAAAAATGCTGGCAGTATTGAGCAAAGCGCTCAAAGAATTTAACACGGCTATGCAAGAGTTGCAAACCCACCACGAGGTCACTACTTTTACTATTTCAGATTTTGGGCGTACGCTTACCTCTAACGGCAACGGTACCGACCACGCCTGGGGAGGCAATGTAATGATGATGGGTGGTAAAGTAAAAGGAGGCAAAGTGTATGGAAAGTATCCTTCGTTAGCGTTAAATAGCCACCTGGACGTAAACAACGGAGTATTGCTGCCTACCACGTCTACTGATGAATATTTTGCGGAACTTGCTCGCTGGTTTGGAGTATCTAACACCGATTTGGCAGATATTTTTCCTAACCTTCGCCACTTTTATTCGCTGGGTAGCACGCCCCCCATTGGTTTTATGGCAAGTTAAATCATAGCCTTTATTCTATCTGATTCCCTCCATTTTATTGATTAAATTATTTTGAAAAAATGTCTTTAGTTCAAACTCAAAAAGATAACCTTTATCCTGCTGTACCCCTAAAAGATGCGTCAAGGTTTTTGGCGCAAGCCACCCTTGGCTATCATTCAGAAGATATAAAAGATGTAGCCCAACAAGGGTACAAAACCTGGTTGGACAAACAACTGGCTTTGCCTCGTAAAAGTGTACTTGAGGTAGGGGAGGAGTTGAAAACTTATTTTTCAAAAAACGTGGATGACCCACCGGGAGTATTTCGTTTTAGGGCGGTATGGTGGAACCTAGTACTAGGGCAGCCCGACTTGGTTCGCCAGAGAGTTACGTATGCTTTGAGTCAGATTTTTGTAGTGTCGGCTTTTGCCAACGATTTTTTTACAGATGAACCACTCGTTTCTAACGCCTATTATGAGGTATTGAGTAAGCATACGTATGGCAACTACCGCGACCTACTGGTAGCCGTGAGCCGTAGTACTTCTATGGGCATGTATTTAAGCCACTTGTATAACCCTAAAGGAGATAAAGCCAAAAATATTCACCCAGACGAAAACTACGCCCGTGAGGTAATGCAACTCTTTTCTATTGGCTTGTATGAACTCAATAATGATGGTACTCGAAAAAAAGATGCCAAAGGAGAGTTTATACCTACTTATGATAATGCTACCATTCGTGAGTTTGCCAAAATATTTACAGGTTTTGGTTGTGATTGTCCCACCGCTAAGTGGTTGTTTCCGGTAGACGATTTCGAAGGAGAAGAGCGACACAAAGCCCTGTTAAATCCAATGAAAATGTATGATGAATGGCACGAGTCGGGTACCAAAAAATTGCTGAGGGGCAAGGTAATACCCGCAGGACAAACTGGTATGAAAGATTTTAATGATGCCATCGATAACTTGTTTTATCACCCCAATGTAGGTCCTTTTATTGGCAAAGCCCTTATACAATTGCTCACCAGTGCCAACCCTGGCCCAGCCTATGTCAATAGAGTGGCAAATGCTTTTAATAACAATGGGCAAGGGGTAAGAGGAGACATGAAAGCAGTGATTAGGGCAATATTGCTTGACCCAGAGATAAGAAAGACCGGAGCCGAAAACAACCCCAAAGGAGGCAAGTTGCGCGAGCCACTTTTGCGTTATACTGGGTTTTTAAAAGCGTTTAAAGCCGAAGCTTCACGCGGGGTGTTTATCAATCATCTGGTACGCTGGGAAGAAAGCATAGGACAAGCTCCTTTGTATGCCCAAAGTGTGTTTAATTTCTATTTGCCCAACTATCAACCCAATGGGGCAATTGCCGATCAGCAATTGGTGGCTCCTGTGTTTCAAATTCATAATTCATCTACCTCTATTGGGTATATCAATGAGGTAAGCGATTGGTGTTTTGAAAATAGTCCTTTTGGCGATGATGAAGATGATAGGCAAGGGGTACAGCGTCGTGTAAAAATGAAACTTGACTTTGAAGAAGAAAACGAGTTATTGGCAAAGCCCAAAGAGTTGATAGCGCATTTGGATATTTTACTTGCCTGTGGGCAATTGTCGACTCAGGCAAAAAAGGTAATGACTACAGCAGTTGCCAAAACTCCTGAGGATCAACGCTTAAATATGGCGCTTTTTCTGGTAATGATTGCCCCAGAGTATGCCGTATTGAAATAAAGCGTATAAAAAAACACCGCCTGTAGCGACAAGAGTCATTACAGGTGGTAAAAAAAGAGCTAACAGTTAGGCTGTCCAAAATTAGTGAATTTCTTCCCTAAGAAAATATTCAAAATCTATAAAAACCACTACATTCGGCTTATTCCATACCTGTCAGGTAGGCTGTTCAAAATTAGTGAATTTCTTCCCCTCATTTTTTCTAAATTTCTGTAGTAAATACCAAAGCAAATTCACCCAAAAAACACCCTCTCCACCTCGGTTGTGTGTTTTCACCAACCGATCGATGCCCCGAAAAACAGCGTTTAAGCGTAGATTCGTGTCGGTCAGTATGTCACGCGACCGAGGAGAATGACGTTTAATGACGTTTTTTGAAAATTGATTGGGCTCTGAATAAAATAGCCCCATATTGAGTAAATAAATTCGCCATAATAATTAAGGATGGCTTAAAGCTTTAGGGCATTTTTTTAAATTTTGAACAGTATAGTACCCTAGCTTCTAAGTAGATAAGGTAGAAATTTTGAAGAGAA from Microscilla marina ATCC 23134 encodes the following:
- a CDS encoding DUF1501 domain-containing protein, whose amino-acid sequence is MKKSKAAKGQHKNTMNRRKFLGTASCAAIGTTTFFSSLFNLGMTNEAAARSSVVNKDYKALVCILLAGGNDSFNMLIPNDAGTYAEYATTRANLAIKKDHILGLKPLVTGQPMLGLHPSMPEVQELFNKGDVAFLANVGTLVQPTSKAQYTNQSVSLPLGLFSHADQIQQWQTSIPQSRAAYGWGGRMADILQSMNTNQNISMNISLSGRNVFQSGNKIAEYSIEPRGLGSVGIRDYGGDDMLDQIRTTAVKSLMEQQYADVFTKAYADVVSGSQATHEIFSKAIQQVNVKTVFSKNEISQSLQMVAKTIAARKSLNVNRQTFFITFGGWDHHDRVLKSQRKMLAVLSKALKEFNTAMQELQTHHEVTTFTISDFGRTLTSNGNGTDHAWGGNVMMMGGKVKGGKVYGKYPSLALNSHLDVNNGVLLPTTSTDEYFAELARWFGVSNTDLADIFPNLRHFYSLGSTPPIGFMAS
- a CDS encoding DUF1800 domain-containing protein; amino-acid sequence: MSLVQTQKDNLYPAVPLKDASRFLAQATLGYHSEDIKDVAQQGYKTWLDKQLALPRKSVLEVGEELKTYFSKNVDDPPGVFRFRAVWWNLVLGQPDLVRQRVTYALSQIFVVSAFANDFFTDEPLVSNAYYEVLSKHTYGNYRDLLVAVSRSTSMGMYLSHLYNPKGDKAKNIHPDENYAREVMQLFSIGLYELNNDGTRKKDAKGEFIPTYDNATIREFAKIFTGFGCDCPTAKWLFPVDDFEGEERHKALLNPMKMYDEWHESGTKKLLRGKVIPAGQTGMKDFNDAIDNLFYHPNVGPFIGKALIQLLTSANPGPAYVNRVANAFNNNGQGVRGDMKAVIRAILLDPEIRKTGAENNPKGGKLREPLLRYTGFLKAFKAEASRGVFINHLVRWEESIGQAPLYAQSVFNFYLPNYQPNGAIADQQLVAPVFQIHNSSTSIGYINEVSDWCFENSPFGDDEDDRQGVQRRVKMKLDFEEENELLAKPKELIAHLDILLACGQLSTQAKKVMTTAVAKTPEDQRLNMALFLVMIAPEYAVLK